ATTATGAAGAATATACAAAACAAGCTAAAAACGCTAAGTCTAAGCATTATTATGTTATTGCTTATGAGTACCAATGGATTTGGAACAGAATATACCAAAACCACAACTAAAAGTTTTGATGTTAAATCCGGAGTTTTGCTCGATATTAAAACCGAATTTGGAGATATAAAAGCCTATAACTGGGATAAGAAAAAGATAAGTATCGAAGCAATCGTTACCGTTGAAGCAAGTACACAATCTAAAGCTGACGATCGTTTTGAAAGAATAAGACTAAAGATTGACGGGACCAAAGATTTGGTAAGTATTATCAGCAGTATAGAATCCGGGTTTTTTGGTAAAAACAACAATAATATTAGTATTGATTTTATTATTTATTATCCTTCTGATAGTCGTTTGAAACTGAATATGGAATTTGGCAGTGCTTTTTTTGAAGATATAGAAGGGGCAACAGATGTTGATATAGAATACGGGAATTTTAATGCTAATAATCTAATTAACAGCAATAATCAAATAGAAATAAGTTTTGGTAGATTTCAAGTCTCAAAAATAACAAAAGCCAATATTGAAATAGATTATGGCGGATGTGAAATAGAAGAAGCAAATACTCTCGATCTCCACACATCTTTTTCTGGCAATGTAAACATCGAAAAAGTTGATAATTTAACATTAAAATCGGCTTACGATAAGCTTAGTATTGGAGAAGCAAAAAATATAGTTGGCAGAATAGAGTTTACAGGATTCAGACTGGATTATCTTGAAAATAGTATAAAAATGAAATCTGCTTACGGAAGTTTTAAAGTGTATTCTATTGCTCCTGACTTTGAGTTAATTGACTTAAATAGCGAATTTTGCAGCTTAAAACTTTATGTTGATGAAAACTCAAATTTCAGTTTCTATACTGATGTTGAACTTGGCTCTTTTAATTATCCAAAAGAAAAAATCACAATAACAACTTATCAAAAAGATATCACTGATTTAAGCGTTGAAGGCTATTTCGGATCTAAAGAAAAAATAAAAGGCAATATGCGTTTATCTGTTGATAATGCAAGTGTTAATATTAATATTAAATAATTCAAAGCATGAAAAAATACAGTTTAAGTATCGTATTTCTGTTGTTTGTCATCTTTCTTCAGGCAGCAAATACCGAGATACAAAAAAGAAAAGTAACTGCTTTTAATAGCATCCGTTCCTCATCTTCTGTTGATATAATAGTAGAACAAACGGGGAAATATGCCGTAGATGTAAAGGCTCCGGAAAAATATATGGATAATATCAAAACGGAAGTTGAAAATGGTGAGTTACTTGTTTATGTTCGCGGTTCAATTATGTACTCCGGAGATATAGTAGTTTATGTTCAAGTAAAAGATTTATCCAAAGTATCATTAAGTGGTTCCGGCGATTTTGAAACTAAAGGGGTGTTAAAAACTCCCGAATTTACATTTCGCATTTCCGGTTCGGGTGATTTGGATATTGCACTAAACTGCAAAGTTTTAAAAGGAAGTATGAGTGGCTCCGGTGATGCTAATATTAGCGGTATTACCGAAAGTATAGATATAC
The nucleotide sequence above comes from Bacteroidales bacterium. Encoded proteins:
- a CDS encoding DUF2807 domain-containing protein; translated protein: MKKYSLSIVFLLFVIFLQAANTEIQKRKVTAFNSIRSSSSVDIIVEQTGKYAVDVKAPEKYMDNIKTEVENGELLVYVRGSIMYSGDIVVYVQVKDLSKVSLSGSGDFETKGVLKTPEFTFRISGSGDLDIALNCKVLKGSMSGSGDANISGITESIDIRQSASGDLFANKLHLLSAKLRMSGSGDSKLIGSTDYLELSQSGSGDFSGRDFEAEDAKIRKTSSGDTRIEVVNSLEISISGSGDFYYSGKPEFKNITITGSGDIVKIK